The Methanococcus voltae nucleotide sequence GTTTGCCATTTGAAAGGGGTCAAATGAGTTCAAATCGTCAAAATCGTCAAAATTATTGAAACTGTTAAAATCGTCAAAATTTTTCATAAAATCACTTGGTTTATTCATTACTTTATTAATAGTATATTAACCACATTGTCTATGATATTTTGAAGTTGTGTAAAGTAAACTTATCTTGTAAACTTGTCTTTCAAAATATCAAATTCATTATAGAAATACTATTATTTTTATAAATATAAATTAATTAGTATTGGATATCATAGTATATTATTTAATCTGTCTTAAATTTTTAGGGGTAAAATTATATGAATATATAATACCATTTTATAATTTAGTAATACTGAAATATTATAATTTAATACTTTTTTAAATATTGATAATATAAAGTATTAAAAATTTTAAGATTTGTAGTACAAATTAGAGAATGATTAATTTTATAAGAGTCTTAAAAAATCTTCGGAAAATACTAGTAGGTAATAAAAAACGCCATGTTCGTAATATATTATTGAAAACCAAATATTCGGCGAAATATTTAGATAATAATTAGTATTAATCTAATATTTAGATATTAAGATATAATAATAACATTTTTTTAAAAAATCATCTATTTTCATCTTAATTTTATATATTAAAGCTCATTTTTTGAATATTTAAATTCAAATTATTGTGTTTTAAACATCTTATATATAAACTTTTCTATTTAATGTTAATGAAAAAGTGAATATATATACATAGAGTAATGTTATGATGTATATATCAAAAAAATAGGAGTGATTCCTATGGTAAAGTATGAAGATAAGATATGTCTATTTGATGCGAAAGGAAACCAAGTAGCAGAAGATGTACCATTGGAAGCTATCAGCCCATTAAATAACCCAACTATAATGGGGATGGTTAAAAATATTAAAAGAACCGTTGCTGTTAACTTAGCTGGTATTGAAGAATCATTGGCTAAAGGTAAAATCGGCGGTAAAGGTTGCCAGGTTCCTGGTAGAGCTATAGAATTAGATGTTGTAAGCGATGCAGAAGCTATCGCTGACAAAGTAAAAAGTATATTGCAAGTTTCAGCTGGCGATGATACCACAGTTAAATTAATTAACGGCGGTAAACAGATGGCTGTGCAGGTACCTACAAAAAGATTAGATGTTGCTGCAGAATACTCAGTATCAATGTTGTCAACTGGTATGGCTTTAAAAGAAGCTATTATCACAAACTTCAACGTTGATATGTTTGACGGTTCAACAGTACACTCAGCTATCATGGGTCAATATCCACAAGATATGGACTACGCTGGTGGTAACATTGCATCATTATTAGGTGCTCCATCAAAATTAGAAGGTTTAGGTTACGCTTTAAGAAACATACCTGTAAACCACGCTGTAGCTACAACTAAAAAGAGTTTAATGAACGCTATCGCATTCTCATCCATCTTAGAACAAACAGCTATGTTTGAAATGGGAGATGCAGTTGGTTCATTCGAAAGACAACACTTGTTAGGTTTAGCTTACCAAGGTTTAAACGCTGACAACTTAGTAGTTGAATTAGTTAAAGCTAATGCAAACGGTACAGTTGGTTCAGTTGTAATAAGTACAATAGAAAAAGCTGTGGAAGATGGTGTAATTGTTGTAGACAAAACCATGGGTTCAGGCTTCAACATGTACAAACCTGCAGATGTAAACAAATGGAACGCTTACGCTGCTGCTGGTTTAGTTGCTGCAGTTATGGTAAGCTGTGGTGCTGCTAGAGCTGCACAGAACGTTGCTTCAACTATTTTATACTACAACGACATTCTCGAGTACGAAACTGGTTTACCAGGTGTTGACTACGGTAGATCAATGGGTACTGCAGTAGGATTCTCATTCTTCTCACACTCAATCTACGGTGGTGGAGGACCAGGTATCTTCAACGGTAACCACGTTGTAACAAGACACTCAAAAGGATTTGCTATACCACCTGTATGTGCAGCTATGTGTATGGACGCTGGTACACAGATGTTCTCACCTGAAAAAACTTCAGCATTAGTTGGTACAGTATACTCAGCATTTGATGAATTCAGAGAACCTTTAAAATACGTAATTGAAGGTGCTTTAGAAGTTCAAAACAAACTCTAATTAGATATTTGAATTTTATTAAATTTTAAATAATAAATTCCGAAAATCTAATTTCTAAATTTTATGTTACTGATAAAAATCGATTAAATTATAAAATGCAGTATAATGAATAAAAATTAAATTGTATTTTAAAATAATCGAATAAACTAGGTAAGAAAATGATTGAAATTGAAGTCTTTCCACATAGGTTCTTAAAAGCAAGCACTACGGAAAATTTCCTTAATAGTGTTTATTCATTAGAAACCGTACAAAGAGTAATTATGCACGGTGAATCATTACCTCAAAAAGTTAATTATGGACCTGCAAAAGGCACTCCTGTTAATCATAGTGAAAGAAAAATCATTAATGTTCAGGGTGTTGAGGTTCAATTGACCTTACAAGTAGGTAGATTTTGGATATTATTAGACGATGAAACTGAATTGTCTAAAGTTGACGAAATTTGTAAAGAATTATTCCCATACGGATACAAAGTATCGGAAGGTAGATTTATAAAAGATTCTCCAACAGTTACAGATTACATGAAATACGGTGAAAGTTTCGTAAATAGCATAGATAAGAGAATGCTCGGTGTTACGGACCCTAGAAGTAGATTTGAGAATTCTGTTTCACTTATCCCTAAAAGCGAAAAAGGTGAATAATTTGCCAGTAGGTAGGAGAGAGCAGATTGTTGACTGTAGAGCTGTTATGGGATTAGGTCAAGGTGGCGGATTAGCTCAGAGAGGAACCTTTGCCGAAGGTCTAAAAAATGACGTTGTAGTAGTTGCAATGTCACCCGGCAGACGACATATCACAAAACCTGTTTGCGAAATTACCTATGGAATAAGAGAATCTGGTATTCAAACAAGTGTACTTGTACTAAATGCAGGTAGTGGACTTCCAGCAGATGCACCAAATAGTTTAGGTTCAACTTTTGGTTTAAAACCTGAGGAAGTAGAGCAAGTTAATAGGCATAAATTATGTATTATTCACTTTGGGAACGTTAAAAGCCACGTTGTCTATAAAGCAAGGTTGTTTTTAAGATACGTAACCATACCTACAATAGTTGTTTGCCAAACTCCAATTGATATGGAAGACTTCGCTAAAATCGGAATTAAAACTGCTGATGTAATCCCCATGGAACCTGAAACAAAGGGAACTATTGTTGAAATAGTTACTGGAGTTGTAAGAGGAGAATCATCACCACAATCTAAAATTGATGAAATTATTGAAAAAATAAAAAAACACTTGAAATAAGGTGATCTTATGGCATACAAGCCTCAGTTCTACCCTGGTGCAACAAAAGTTGCTGAGAACAGAAGAAATCACATTAACCCAGCGTTTGAATTGGAAAAATTAAGAGAAATTCCAGATGAAGACGTTGTTAAAATCATGGGTCACAGACAACCAGGTGAAGATTACAAAACCGTTCACCCACCTTTAGAAGAAATGGACTTAGCTGAAGACTACGTAAGAGATTTAGTAGAACCTATCAGCGGTGCAAAAGAAGGACACAGAATTAGATACATTCAGTTTGCAGACTCAATGTACTTTGCTCCATCACAACCATACGACAGATCAAGACTCTACATGTCAAGATTTAGAGGAGTAGACTGTGGTACATTATCAGGAAGACAAGTTGTGGAATTAAGAGAAAGCAACTTAGAAGACATCTCCAAAAACTACTTAGTTGACACAGAGTTATTCGACCCTGCTACAACAGGTATGAGAGGAGCTACTGTACACGGTCACTCATTAAGATTAGATGAAAACGGAGTAATGTTCGATGCATTACAAAGATACGAGTTTGACGAAGCAACAGGACATATATTATATGTTAAAGATCAAGTTGGAAGACCATTGGACGAACCTGTTGATGTAGGAGAACCAGTACCTCAAGAAAAATTAAAAGAAATCACAACAATCTACAGAAAAGATGGCGTTGCTATGAGAGACGACATGGAAGTTGTAGAAGTTGTTAAAAGAATACACAGAGCAAGAACACTTGGTGGATACTGTCCACTCAATGAAATCTTCGACGCATACTTATAATTAAATATTACCACCCTTACGGGAGAGAAACCTCTCATAAATCTTGAGGTGAACCTATATGGAAGCTGAAAAAAGATTATTCTTAAAAGCATTAAAAGAAAAGTTTGAAGAAGACCCTAAAGAAAAATTCACCAAGTTCTATACATACGGTGGATGGCAACAATCAGAAAGGAAGAAAGAATTCGTTTCAGAAAACGAAAAAATTGTTGCTGAGAAAAGGGGCGGAATTCCTATGTACAACCCAGACATTGGTGTACCTTTAGGACAAAGAAAATTAATGCCATACAAAGTTTCAAACACTGATACTTACGTAGAAGGCGACGATTTACACTTTATGAACAACGCTGCAATCCAACAATTATGGGACGATATCAGAAGAACTGTTATCGTAGGTATGGATACAGCTCACATGGTTCTTGAAAAAAGATTGGGTGTTGAAGTAACTCCTGAAACAATCAACGAGTACATGCACACAATTAACCACTCACTCCCAGGGGGAGCTGTTGTTCAAGAACACATGGTTGAAGTTCACCCTTCATTAGCATGGGACTGTTACGCTAAAATCTTCACCGGTGACGATGAGTTAGCTGATGAATTAGACGACAGATTTGTAATTAACATCAACAAATTATTCCCTGAAGAACAAGCTGAAGCTTTAAAAGCTGCTATCGGTAAAAAAACATACCAAGTATCAA carries:
- the mcrB gene encoding coenzyme-B sulfoethylthiotransferase subunit beta, which encodes MVKYEDKICLFDAKGNQVAEDVPLEAISPLNNPTIMGMVKNIKRTVAVNLAGIEESLAKGKIGGKGCQVPGRAIELDVVSDAEAIADKVKSILQVSAGDDTTVKLINGGKQMAVQVPTKRLDVAAEYSVSMLSTGMALKEAIITNFNVDMFDGSTVHSAIMGQYPQDMDYAGGNIASLLGAPSKLEGLGYALRNIPVNHAVATTKKSLMNAIAFSSILEQTAMFEMGDAVGSFERQHLLGLAYQGLNADNLVVELVKANANGTVGSVVISTIEKAVEDGVIVVDKTMGSGFNMYKPADVNKWNAYAAAGLVAAVMVSCGAARAAQNVASTILYYNDILEYETGLPGVDYGRSMGTAVGFSFFSHSIYGGGGPGIFNGNHVVTRHSKGFAIPPVCAAMCMDAGTQMFSPEKTSALVGTVYSAFDEFREPLKYVIEGALEVQNKL
- the mcrG gene encoding coenzyme-B sulfoethylthiotransferase subunit gamma; the protein is MAYKPQFYPGATKVAENRRNHINPAFELEKLREIPDEDVVKIMGHRQPGEDYKTVHPPLEEMDLAEDYVRDLVEPISGAKEGHRIRYIQFADSMYFAPSQPYDRSRLYMSRFRGVDCGTLSGRQVVELRESNLEDISKNYLVDTELFDPATTGMRGATVHGHSLRLDENGVMFDALQRYEFDEATGHILYVKDQVGRPLDEPVDVGEPVPQEKLKEITTIYRKDGVAMRDDMEVVEVVKRIHRARTLGGYCPLNEIFDAYL
- the mcrC gene encoding methyl-coenzyme M reductase I operon protein C — its product is MPVGRREQIVDCRAVMGLGQGGGLAQRGTFAEGLKNDVVVVAMSPGRRHITKPVCEITYGIRESGIQTSVLVLNAGSGLPADAPNSLGSTFGLKPEEVEQVNRHKLCIIHFGNVKSHVVYKARLFLRYVTIPTIVVCQTPIDMEDFAKIGIKTADVIPMEPETKGTIVEIVTGVVRGESSPQSKIDEIIEKIKKHLK
- the mcrD gene encoding methyl-coenzyme M reductase operon protein D, with translation MIEIEVFPHRFLKASTTENFLNSVYSLETVQRVIMHGESLPQKVNYGPAKGTPVNHSERKIINVQGVEVQLTLQVGRFWILLDDETELSKVDEICKELFPYGYKVSEGRFIKDSPTVTDYMKYGESFVNSIDKRMLGVTDPRSRFENSVSLIPKSEKGE